From Vigna unguiculata cultivar IT97K-499-35 chromosome 5, ASM411807v1, whole genome shotgun sequence, the proteins below share one genomic window:
- the LOC114183515 gene encoding uncharacterized protein LOC114183515 — translation MAQTKTPTFIHEIESLVSDELQVVSYKWLSRNYMVSANEAKRVLQEFVQKHEGELEVVYALSGWLKSKDPTDHQTRLVTGPKLAEAQQEFDGDCSVQVYSVQASMPKDKALLWNAEFVQAEELFKQPSTVDNCLRDNRFCEITNSFVRRKVDGSRVVSAAPQSKSAVGEGPTKTNTVQKSPKSIARDSIDKVDAKPQNVIQEVKSESNGIGNTVALDNINKPTTEKEKALPLPTGKKKVPADKSGSVARGSLASFWSCASAKPKPCTSSVENNNTVSNPAVSTENAQTACEEECDSGIDDNQNVSVRRSSSRKRRVVFDFSDEDEDDDDVVNLASPDFPNKQSSEDSSQDDKNTSEKTTLNFDLQEENKSRVKEERETDQKAHLPLGGNVSAISKCTNTGKSSSEKLESCAPEARVNKGSVNNAAPCSPKRRKVMKTRIDERGREVVEVVWEGEETEVKKPDKVTTKNTDSKTNAANSAPATKKPPANSHANNGKGGNKKAGNKDPKQGNLLSFFKKV, via the exons ATGGCGCAGACCAAAACCCCAACCTTCATTCACGAGATCGAATCTCTCGTCTCCGATGAACTTCAAGTG GTTTCGTACAAATGGTTGAGTCGCAATTATATGGTATCGGCCAATGAAGCGAAGAG GGTCCTTCAGGAGTTTGTGCAAAAGCATGAGGGTGAGTTGGAGGTGGTGTATGCTTTGTCTGGTTGGTTAAAGAGCAAGGATCCTACTGACCACCAAACAAGGCTTGTTACTGGACCAAAGCTTGCAG AAGCGCAACAAGAATTTGATGGGGATTGCTCAGTTCAGGTATATAGTGTGCAAGCTAGCATGCCAAAGGACAAAGCTCTGCTTTGGAATGCTGAATTTGTTCAAGCAGAGGAGCTCTTTAAGCAGCCTTCCACTGTTGACAATTGTTTGAGGGATAATAG GTTCTGTGAGATCACCAATTCTTTTGTAAGACGGAAGGTAGACGGCTCAAGAGTAGTTTCTGCAGCGCCACAATCAAAATCTGCAGTAGGTGAGGGACCAACAAAGACTAACACAGTTCAGAAATCTCCTAAAAGTATAGCACGTGATTCTATTGACAAAGTTGATGCCAAACCGCAGAATGTGATTCAAGAAGTCAAGAGTGAAAGCAATGGTATAGGGAATACTGTAGCTCTTGATAACATCAACAAACCTACAACAGAGAAAGAAAAGGCCCTTCCCTTGCCCACAGGCAAAAAGAAAGTACCAGCTGATAAAAGTGGTTCCGTTGCTAGAGGTTCATTAGCAAGCTTTTGGAGCTGTGCATCTGCAAAACCCAAGCCTTGCACGTCATCAGTAGAAAATAATAACACAGTTTCAAATCCTGCTG TATCTACTGAAAATGCACAAACTGCTTGTGAGGAAGAGTGTGACAGTGGTATTGATGATAATCAAAATGTCTCCGTGAGAAGGTCATCCAGCAGAAAAAGAAGGGTTGTCTTTGATTTCtcagatgaagatgaagatgatgatgatgttgtcAATTTAGCTTCACCTGATTTCCCAAATAAACAATCATCTGAAGATTCTAGTCAAGATGACAAAAACACATCAGAGAAAACCACTTTGAATTTTGACTTACAGGAAGAAAATAAATCAAGGgttaaggaagagagagaaactGACCAAAAGGCTCACCTGCCATTGGGAGGTAATGTATCAGCTATCAGCAAGTGCACAAATACAGGGAAATCATCTTCTGAGAAGTTGGAGAGTTGTGCTCCAGAAGCTCGTGTAAATAAGGGTAGTGTAAACAATGCGGCTCCTTGTTCTCCTAAGAGGAGAAAAGTGATGAAAACCAGGATTGATGAACGAGGGAGAGAAG TAGTTGAAGTTGTCTGGGAAGGGGAGGAGACAGAAGTGAAGAAACCTGACAAGGTTACAACAAAGAATACTGACAGTAAAACCAATGCTGCCAACAG TGCTCCAGCAACTAAGAAGCCACCAGCCAATTCACATGCTAATAATGGAAAAGGGGGAAACAAGAAAGCAGGAAACAAGGATCCCAAACAGGGCAATCTACtttcttttttcaagaaagtCTAA